Proteins found in one Alicyclobacillus cycloheptanicus genomic segment:
- the hemW gene encoding radical SAM family heme chaperone HemW: MRTVPLRLRDGVRRQAPTSLYVHIPFCASRCYYCDFTTYVAPKGAIAAYLDELGREFELLAPQVTHPLQTVFFGGGTPTLPDAQQLADLMARLRSAFPIAADAEITMEANPGTVDADKLETLRAHGVNRLSFGAQTFEPRLLMTIGRLHDTDAIYNSVRRAQQAGFERINLDLMFGLPEQTLDDVRRSLDETLSLGIEHVSAYWLKVEPGTPFADWQARGMLPLPGEDAEGDMYEEVVQTLVRAGYLHYEVSNFARPGGEARHNLVYWRNEPYLAAGVGAHGYVHGERYENVRTLAAYASALADGRRPVADTMRVSVREACEDTMMLGLRLAEGVSRAAFLKRHGVAMDKVFGKQIRELTAQGLLAWTDGRLHLTERAWPIANVVFEAFIDTVSML; encoded by the coding sequence ATGCGCACGGTACCTTTGCGGCTTCGCGACGGTGTTCGGCGACAGGCACCGACGTCCCTGTATGTGCACATCCCGTTCTGTGCCAGCCGTTGTTATTATTGCGATTTCACGACCTATGTGGCGCCGAAAGGCGCCATTGCTGCGTACCTTGACGAGTTGGGGCGGGAGTTTGAGCTGTTGGCGCCGCAGGTCACCCATCCCCTGCAGACCGTGTTTTTTGGCGGCGGCACGCCGACGCTGCCTGACGCGCAGCAACTGGCAGACCTCATGGCGCGCCTGCGCAGCGCCTTTCCCATTGCGGCGGACGCCGAGATCACGATGGAAGCCAACCCAGGCACGGTGGATGCGGACAAGCTGGAGACGCTGCGCGCACACGGTGTCAATCGGCTGAGCTTCGGCGCCCAGACGTTCGAGCCGAGGCTCCTCATGACCATCGGCCGGCTGCACGACACGGATGCCATTTACAACAGTGTCCGCAGGGCCCAGCAGGCCGGGTTCGAGCGCATCAACCTGGATTTGATGTTTGGCTTGCCGGAACAGACGCTCGATGACGTGCGGCGTTCGCTCGACGAGACGTTGTCGCTCGGGATCGAACACGTCTCAGCCTACTGGCTGAAGGTGGAACCTGGGACGCCCTTCGCGGACTGGCAAGCGCGGGGGATGCTGCCGCTCCCCGGCGAGGACGCGGAAGGAGACATGTACGAAGAAGTGGTGCAAACCCTCGTTCGTGCCGGGTATCTTCATTATGAAGTGAGCAACTTCGCGCGGCCCGGCGGCGAAGCGCGGCACAACCTGGTGTACTGGCGGAACGAGCCGTACCTGGCGGCGGGCGTGGGTGCGCACGGGTATGTCCACGGCGAGCGTTATGAAAACGTCCGAACCCTGGCTGCGTATGCCAGCGCTCTGGCGGATGGGCGGCGTCCAGTGGCAGACACGATGCGGGTGTCTGTACGCGAAGCGTGCGAAGACACCATGATGCTGGGGCTGCGGCTGGCAGAAGGCGTGTCCCGGGCCGCCTTCCTGAAGCGGCACGGGGTGGCGATGGATAAGGTGTTTGGCAAACAGATTCGCGAACTGACGGCGCAGGGGCTGCTGGCCTGGACAGACGGCCGGCTGCATTTGACAGAACGGGCATGGCCGATTGCGAACGTCGTGTTTGAAGCGTTCATTGACACGGTTTCAATGCTTTGA
- the hrcA gene encoding heat-inducible transcriptional repressor HrcA: MLTDRQKLILSMIVEDYVRGAEPVGSRALSKHQEIQLSAATIRNEMADLEELGYLDQPHTSAGRIPSQKGYRFYVDHLLNRREIDARTLAALREVYFQKMNEAERIFHQTATVLSQLTQYTTIVLGPQVHEERIKSIQLVPLTSHTAVAILVTETGQVQSRQVQWLEDISPEDMSQLVSLLNTKLQGVPVSQLRSRSYREIAAEMTNVLEHCENAIAMLDELCAVADSADERLYVGGTTNILAQPEFRDVEKVRPLLALLEEEGALRRVLPSSGSGIQVRIGMENGLEPLQDCTVISATYTIAGKSVGSVGVLGPTRMDYARVMQILDYASRSLTHVMTQRAAEAQE; this comes from the coding sequence ATGCTGACGGACAGACAAAAGTTGATTCTGAGCATGATTGTCGAGGATTATGTCCGCGGCGCGGAACCGGTGGGTTCCCGGGCACTGTCCAAGCACCAGGAAATTCAGCTGAGCGCTGCGACCATCCGCAATGAGATGGCAGACCTGGAGGAACTCGGTTACCTCGATCAGCCGCATACGTCAGCAGGACGTATCCCTTCCCAGAAGGGCTATCGGTTTTACGTCGACCACCTGCTGAACCGCCGGGAGATTGACGCTCGGACGCTTGCCGCGCTGCGGGAAGTGTATTTTCAGAAGATGAATGAAGCGGAACGGATTTTCCATCAAACGGCGACGGTGCTGTCACAGTTGACGCAGTACACCACGATTGTGCTGGGTCCGCAGGTGCACGAGGAACGAATTAAGAGCATCCAGCTGGTGCCGCTGACCAGTCACACCGCCGTGGCGATTCTGGTGACCGAAACGGGCCAGGTGCAAAGCCGCCAGGTGCAGTGGCTGGAGGACATTTCGCCGGAGGACATGTCCCAGCTGGTCAGCTTGTTGAACACCAAGCTGCAGGGCGTGCCGGTTTCGCAGCTGCGGTCGCGATCGTACCGGGAAATCGCCGCTGAAATGACCAACGTGCTGGAGCATTGTGAAAACGCGATCGCGATGCTCGATGAACTGTGTGCGGTGGCGGACAGCGCCGACGAACGCTTGTATGTGGGCGGAACGACCAACATCCTGGCCCAGCCGGAGTTCCGGGACGTCGAGAAAGTCCGTCCGCTGCTGGCGCTGCTGGAAGAGGAAGGCGCGCTGCGAAGGGTGCTTCCGAGCTCCGGTTCGGGTATTCAGGTTCGCATCGGCATGGAGAATGGCCTGGAGCCGCTGCAGGACTGCACAGTCATTTCCGCGACGTATACGATTGCTGGCAAGTCGGTTGGCAGTGTCGGCGTCTTGGGACCGACACGCATGGACTATGCGCGTGTCATGCAGATTCTGGACTACGCGTCGCGGTCACTGACGCACGTTATGACACAGCGTGCGGCCGAAGCACAGGAGTAA
- the grpE gene encoding nucleotide exchange factor GrpE produces MATQRRNDSAQDSQTTSSSEPAEEARVSGQSSEAGDSAGAAASAAAAAGAQTETQASDSAAADDGARAAATDAAASGPAGEAEAEAQAEEGQPDPRDAEIDSLKQQLLRLQADFDNFRRRTRQEREELQLFATRKLLGELLPIADNFDRALSAFTPEADLETVRAGVEMVQRQLLNLLQSYDVTQMETVGQPFDPNVHEAVMQEPAGDREAGIVVEEFQKGYRIGDRVLRPAMVKVTV; encoded by the coding sequence ATGGCAACGCAGCGACGGAACGATTCAGCGCAGGATTCACAGACCACCTCAAGCTCGGAACCAGCGGAGGAAGCGCGTGTGAGCGGGCAGTCGTCAGAGGCCGGGGACTCCGCGGGCGCTGCGGCGTCTGCCGCCGCAGCGGCAGGCGCCCAGACGGAGACGCAGGCGTCGGATTCAGCAGCGGCTGACGATGGCGCGCGTGCAGCAGCGACCGACGCAGCGGCGTCCGGACCCGCCGGGGAGGCGGAAGCTGAGGCGCAGGCCGAGGAAGGACAGCCGGATCCGCGTGACGCAGAAATTGACAGCCTGAAGCAGCAGCTCCTGCGTCTGCAGGCGGACTTTGACAACTTCCGCAGACGGACCCGCCAGGAGCGAGAAGAACTGCAGCTGTTTGCCACGCGCAAACTGCTCGGCGAACTGCTGCCCATCGCGGACAATTTCGACCGGGCGTTGTCGGCTTTTACCCCGGAAGCAGACCTGGAAACGGTGCGCGCGGGGGTTGAAATGGTACAGCGGCAGCTGCTCAATTTGCTGCAATCCTATGATGTGACGCAGATGGAGACGGTGGGCCAGCCGTTCGATCCAAACGTGCACGAAGCCGTGATGCAGGAACCGGCTGGCGACCGCGAAGCTGGCATCGTCGTCGAGGAGTTCCAAAAGGGGTACCGGATTGGCGACCGAGTGTTACGGCCAGCGATGGTCAAGGTCACCGTTTGA
- the dnaK gene encoding molecular chaperone DnaK gives MAKVIGIDLGTTNSCVAVMEGGETVVIPNSEGNRTTPSVVAFSKDGERLVGDVAKRQAITNPDRTIISIKRHMGTNHKETIDGKSYTPQEISAMILQKLKADAEAYLGEKVTQAVITVPAYFSDSQRQATKDAGRIAGLEVLRIVNEPTAAALAYGLDKEGEHTILVYDLGGGTFDVSILELGDGVFEVKATSGNNHLGGDDFDERIMRYLVDTFKKDTGIDLSQDKMAMQRLKDAAEKAKKELSSTLTTTISLPFISADATGPKHLEVNLTRAKFEELTADLVEMTLEPTRQALKDAGLSESQIDRVILVGGSTRIPAVQEAIKKLIGKEPSKGVNPDEVVAIGAAIQAGVLTGEVKDVVLLDVTPLSLGIETLGGVFTRLIDRNTTIPTSKSQVFSTAADNQTSVEIHVLQGEREMARDNKTLGRFTLNDIPPAPRGVPQIEVTFDIDANGIVNVSAKDLGTGRSQRITITASSGLSKEEIDRMMKEAELHAEEDKKRREQIELRNQADQLLYQTEKSLKDLGDKADAALKSEVEEKQKKLRDALGGDDTSAIQSAYDELTQVLHKLSTKLYEQVKTDGSGAAAGSTDSAQDNVVDADYKVVDEEK, from the coding sequence ATGGCAAAGGTGATTGGCATCGACCTGGGAACGACCAACTCTTGTGTGGCAGTCATGGAAGGCGGCGAGACCGTCGTCATTCCGAACTCTGAAGGGAACCGGACGACCCCGTCTGTGGTGGCGTTCTCGAAGGATGGCGAGCGGCTCGTCGGGGATGTTGCGAAACGTCAGGCCATCACGAATCCGGACCGCACGATTATTTCCATTAAGCGGCACATGGGGACCAATCATAAGGAAACCATTGACGGAAAGAGCTACACGCCGCAGGAGATTTCCGCGATGATTCTGCAGAAGCTGAAGGCGGATGCGGAGGCGTATTTGGGTGAAAAAGTGACGCAGGCGGTCATCACGGTACCCGCGTACTTCAGCGACAGCCAGCGCCAGGCGACCAAGGACGCCGGCCGCATCGCGGGGCTTGAGGTGCTGCGAATTGTCAACGAACCGACGGCTGCGGCCCTCGCGTACGGCCTTGACAAAGAAGGGGAGCACACCATTCTCGTCTATGACCTGGGCGGCGGTACATTTGACGTATCGATTCTCGAACTCGGCGACGGCGTGTTCGAGGTGAAGGCCACCAGCGGGAACAACCACCTGGGCGGCGATGACTTCGATGAGCGCATCATGCGGTACCTTGTGGACACCTTCAAGAAAGACACGGGAATCGACCTGAGTCAGGACAAAATGGCGATGCAGCGCTTGAAGGACGCGGCGGAGAAGGCGAAGAAGGAGTTGTCGTCGACGCTCACCACGACCATCTCGCTGCCGTTCATTTCCGCAGATGCCACCGGTCCGAAGCACTTGGAAGTCAACCTGACGCGGGCCAAGTTTGAAGAACTGACGGCTGACCTCGTGGAAATGACGCTGGAACCCACTCGGCAAGCCTTGAAAGACGCGGGGCTGTCCGAGAGTCAAATTGACCGCGTGATTCTGGTCGGTGGTTCGACGCGCATTCCGGCGGTGCAGGAAGCCATCAAAAAGCTGATTGGCAAGGAACCCTCGAAGGGCGTGAACCCCGACGAAGTCGTCGCGATTGGCGCTGCGATTCAGGCAGGTGTGCTGACCGGTGAAGTCAAGGACGTCGTGCTGCTCGACGTGACACCGTTGTCTCTTGGCATTGAGACGCTGGGCGGCGTGTTCACGCGCTTGATCGACCGCAACACAACGATTCCGACGTCGAAGAGCCAGGTGTTCTCCACGGCGGCCGACAACCAGACATCGGTGGAAATTCACGTACTCCAGGGTGAACGGGAGATGGCGCGCGACAACAAAACGCTGGGCCGCTTCACCCTCAACGACATTCCGCCGGCACCGCGCGGCGTTCCGCAAATCGAGGTCACGTTTGACATCGACGCCAACGGCATTGTCAACGTTTCCGCGAAGGACCTGGGTACCGGGCGCAGCCAGCGAATTACCATCACCGCTTCAAGTGGTTTGAGCAAGGAAGAGATCGACCGCATGATGAAGGAAGCCGAGCTGCATGCGGAAGAAGACAAGAAGCGGCGCGAGCAGATTGAGCTGCGCAACCAGGCGGACCAGCTGCTCTACCAGACCGAAAAGAGCCTGAAAGACCTCGGTGACAAGGCTGATGCAGCGCTCAAGTCCGAGGTCGAGGAGAAGCAGAAGAAGCTGCGCGACGCGCTGGGCGGCGACGATACGTCCGCGATTCAGTCGGCATATGATGAACTGACGCAGGTGCTGCACAAGCTGTCGACCAAACTGTACGAACAGGTGAAGACGGATGGGTCGGGCGCAGCCGCTGGTTCGACGGACAGCGCGCAGGACAACGTCGTGGATGCTGACTACAAAGTGGTGGACGAGGAGAAGTGA